One window of the Nicotiana tabacum cultivar K326 chromosome 4, ASM71507v2, whole genome shotgun sequence genome contains the following:
- the LOC107811590 gene encoding plant UBX domain-containing protein 10: MIRGSGRATGQSYNGIVRRMVSLPRNIMGGFSRVMDQGMDLMGIGGRRNQHQLPHPNFPYQQPYEFPFQDPFDFPAQNYPNDHSNVQEEWAFLTSFEQQYGTEHPFFYACRFMDALTIAKDEDKFLFVYLHSPQHPFTPCFCSETLCCEVVVEFLDANYVCWGALADRGEGLQMATTLKASSFPFCALVAPAPGDSIAVLQQLEGPVSPAELVEILQRTMEEQGLAFGSGRAKEQEKLRADRRLREEQDVAYIASLQIDQEQERVENIMPLRRNSKPEHAPNKSNQEKPKQNPTQSQSSKQKEATSAIATMQNPTLSQSSKKKEATFAKATMQNPSLSKSSKNKESTNASAGKNAQMTQIAIRFPNGERREQSFSSTDKIQAIFRYIDSLGLPGVGNYRLISNFPRKVYGVDQMGVTLKDAGLHPKASLFLELI, encoded by the exons ATGATAAGGGGAAGTGGAAGAGCTACAGGACAATCCTACAATGGGATTGTAAGAAGAATGGTGAGTCTTCCTCGTAACATTATGGGTGGATTTTCAAGAGTAATGGATCAAGGAATGGACCTAATGGGAATTGGAGGAAGAAGAAACCAACACCAATTACCACATCCAAATTTCCCATACCAACAACCTTATGAATTTCCCTTTCAAGATCCATTTGATTTCCCTGCACAAAATTACCCAAATGACCATTCAAATGTCCAAGAAGAATGGGCatttttgactagttttgagcAGCAATATGGTACTGAACATCCCTTTTTCTATGCCTGTCGGTTTATGGATGCATTAACGATAGCCAAAGATGAGGACAAGTTCTTGTTTGTGTACCTTCACTCCCCACAACACCCTTTCACCCCTTGTTTCTGCAGTGAGACTTTGTGTTGTGAGGTTGTGGTAGAGTTCCTTGATGCAAATTATGTATGTTGGGGTGCACTTGCAGATAGAGGGGAGGGTTTGCAGATGGCTACTACTCTAAAAGCTTCAAGCTTTCCTTTTTGTGCCCTTGTGGCTCCTGCTCCTGGAGATAGCATAGCTGTGCTGCAACAG TTGGAGGGTCCAGTCTCCCCAGCTGAATTAGTGGAGATATTACAAAGAACAATGGAAGAACAAGGGTTGGCTTTTGGAAGTGGAAGggccaaagagcaagaaaagttAAGGGCAGATCGTCGACTGAGGGAAGAACAAGATGTAGCTTACATTGCATCTCTCCAAATTGATCAG GAGCAAGAGAGAGTCGAGAACATAATGCCCTTACGGCGAAATTCAAAACCAGAACATGCCCCAAATAAATCAAATCAAGAGAAACCGAAACAAAATCCAACACAGTCCCAATCCAGTAAGCAAAAAGAAGCTACTTCTGCCATAGCAACTATGCAAAACCCTACACTATCCCAATCTAGCAAGAAGAAAGAAGCTACTTTTGCCAAAGCAACTATGCAAAACCCTTCACTATCCAAATCTAGTAAGAACAAAGAGTCTACCAATGCAAGTGCTGGGAAAAATGCTCAAATGACTCAG ATTGCAATTCGGTTTCCAAATGGGGAGAGGAGAGAGCAGAGCTTCTCATCTACAGACAAGATTCAAGCAATTTTTAGGTACATTGATTCACTGGGGTTGCCTGGAGTTGGGAATTACAGATTGATATCAAACTTTCCAAGGAAAGTGTATGGTGTGGATCAAATGGGAGTGACACTCAAAGATGCAGGCCTTCATCCTAAAGCAAGCCTCTTCCTGGAacttatttga